The following proteins come from a genomic window of Sorghum bicolor cultivar BTx623 chromosome 3, Sorghum_bicolor_NCBIv3, whole genome shotgun sequence:
- the LOC8074951 gene encoding putative ABC transporter C family member 15 isoform X1, whose translation MEILLALDYVRLSAFAVLLLWVIGEFLTLKEGEHEAGSGVVISAERKGVTLLPSHIISVCNALITSIHIGFAVLGVWKHQTISLGFIFASLSWILVTLFSVYCKHKGAGLGSNWPAVLVYWWVFSSLLESLLTSLHLLHLINSATVVNFTSLPFCAIICLCLLAIAMRTSEANQDELNQPLLTREDSGDSRRDRFSSSRWWSQLTFQWLNPVFEKGHHVRLEIEHIPAVPQSETADQSYALLQETMHKQKTEPMSLQKGIICAVWTPLVINAVFAGLNTLASYMGPFLITYLVKLLSDKNPDRGHGHGYMLASLFFVSKTVESLSQRQWYFGARRIGFRVRAALMVSIYKKSLLIKDSPAGTGRIVNFLDVDVEKIGEFFWYIHGIWLLPLQVSLALVILYHSLGMAASLSAVFATVLIMVSNTPLAKSQKNLNMKIMEAKDSRIKATAEALKSMRILKLHAWETAYLDKLLKLRDVERGLLRRYLYTCSAIAFLFWASPTLVSVVTFGICILVDIPLSAGTVLSALATFRILQDPIYNLPELVSMVTQTKVSLDRIEEFIKEDHHTKPSIYCSRSSTEKQSVAGIVEIGAGEYSWEATDNSLKNTKFTLKIDRKVDIMKGHKVAVCGPVGSGKSSLLCAIMGEIPRVSGAKTMVVGSRAYVPQSAWIQTGTIQDNVLFGKAMDKARYDEVLQGCALNKDVELWASGDMTVVGERGMNLSGGQKQRIQLSRALYSDADVYLLDDPFSAVDAHTGAHLFKECLMSQMSSKTVIYVTHQLEFLRDADLVLVMKDGRIVQSGKYDNLIADKDGEFSKQMDAHNKSLSQVNPAKVQGLGTNKIYKKQMELTEIEPDHTVLGRESEEERESGRVKWGIYRKFVTSAYRGALIPVILACQVLFQSLQICSNYWIAWASERKELVSREKMIGIFVLLSAGSSVFILGRAFVLSAIAIETAQQLFLGMIKNIFRAPINFFDSTPSSRILNRASTDQSTVDIDIPYRLAGLIFALIQLLSIIFIMSQIAWPILFLFIVIVSISTCYQSYYISSARELARLVGIKKAPILHHFSETISGAATIRCFNQGELFLRKSLTLIDDYSRITFHNAAAIEWLCVRINFLFNLVFFVMLVILVSLPHDTIDPSLAGLAATYGLNLNVLQAWVIWNLCDVENKMISVERIMQFSNMPSESPLVVEDNRPMERWPWYGTIQIDGLQITYNLDMPMVLKGISCTFPGERKIGVVGRTGSGKSTLIQALFRIVEPSAGRILIDGVDISLLGLHDLRSRLSIIPQEPTLFQGTVRSNLDPLQQHTDAEIWEVASKCCLEEIIREDNRLLDAPVVEDGGNWSGGQRQLVCLARVLLMKRKILVLDEATASVDTATDNIIQRTIRQETKTCTVITIAHRIPTVIDSDLVLVLGEGRILEYDSPNNLLRDESSAFSKLVMEFVGRTDNVN comes from the exons ATGGAGATATTACTAGCATTGGATTATGTGCGCCTATCAGCATTTGCTGTTTTGCTGCTTTGGGTCATTGGAGAGTTTCTCACACTGAAGGAGGGAGAACATGAGGCAGGAAGTGGTGTCGTGATTTCAGCAGAAAGGAAGGGGGTGACCCTCCTcccatcacacataatttcagtcTGCAATGCCTTAATCACGTCAATACATATTGGCTTTGCTGTTCTTGGAGTCTGGAAGCACCAAACCATCTCCTTGGGCTTCATCTTCGCCTCACTGTCATGGATTTTGGTGACTCTCTTCTCAGTctactgcaaacacaaaggagcaggacttggatcaaactggcCTGCAGTTCTTGTTTATTGGTGGGTCTTCAGCTCCCTGTTAGAATCACTCCTCACTTCATTGCATTTGCTCCACCTAATCAACTCTGCAACTGTTGTCAATTTCACTTCGCTGCCCTTCTGCGCCATCATATGTCTGTGTCTACTTGCAATAGCCATGAGAACCTCTGAAGCAAACCAAGATGAACTGAACCAACCATTGCTCACGAGGGAAGACAGTGGCGATAGCAGAAGGGATAGGTTTTCCAGTTCCAGATGGTGGAGTCAGCTTACATTCCAGTGGTTGAACCCGGTCTTTGAGAAGGGACACCACGTACGGCTTGAGATTGAACACATCCCAGCTGTTCCTCAGTCAGAGACGGCAGACCAGTCATATGCATTGCTTCAAGAAACAATGCATAAGCAAAAAACAGAGCCGATGTCACTACAAAAAGGCATCATTTGTGCTGTTTGGACACCTTTGGTCATCAATGCAGTCTTTGCAG GGCTTAACACTTTAGCTTCTTATATGGGACCATTCTTGATCACTTACTTAGTGAAGCTGCTCTCCGACAAGAACCCTGACAGAGGCCATGGACATGGATACATGCTTGCAAGCCTCTTCTTTGTATCAAAGACAGTAGAGTCACTGTCACAGCGGCAGTGGTACTTTGGCGCTCGTAGAATTGGATTCCGGGTGCGTGCAGCACTGATGGTGTCCATCTACAAGAAATCCCTATTGATAAAGGACTCACCTGCAGGGACAGGAAGAATTGTGAACTTCCTTGATGTGGATGTAGAGAAGATTGGTGAGTTTTTCTGGTACATCCATGGAATTTGGTTGCTGCCCTTGCAAGTCTCACTGGCACTTGTCATCTTGTACCATAGTCTTGGGATGGCAGCATCGCTGTCTGCTGTTTTTGCAACAGTGTTGATCATGGTGAGCAACACGCCCCTGGCAAAGTCACAGAAGAATCTCAACATGAAGATCATGGAGGCGAAAGACTCACGCATCAAGGCCACAGCAGAGGCTCTTAAAAGCATGAGGATTTTGAAACTGCATGCATGGGAGACAGCCTACTTGGATAAGCTTTTGAAGCTCAGGGATGTGGAGAGAGGGTTGCTCAGAAGGTATCTGTACACATGCTCAGCAATAGCCTTCCTCTTCTGGGCATCACCAACGTTGGTCTCAGTTGTCACCTTTGGAATTTGCATTCTTGTAGACATTCCATTGTCGGCAGGAACTGTACTATCAGCACTTGCTACTTTCAGAATCCTGCAAGATCCAATCTACAACCTCCCAGAGTTAGTGTCAATGGTCACACAAACCAAGGTGTCCCTAGATAGAATCGAAGAGTTCATCAAAGAAGACCACCACACAAAGCCAAGTATCTATTGCAGTAGAAGTAGCACAGAGAAGCAGTCTGTGGCTGGCATTGTGGAGATTGGAGCAGGAGAATACAGTTGGGAAGCCACTGACAACAGCTTGAAGAATACAAAGTTCACACTGAAGATTGATAGAAAGGTGGACATCATGAAGGGTCATAAAGTTGCTGTGTGTGGGCCAGTTGGATCAGGAAAATCAAGTCTCCTTTGTGCCATCATGGGTGAGATTCCAAGGGTCAGTGGTGCAAAAACAATGGTTGTTGGGTCAAGGGCATATGTGCCACAGAGTGCATGGATTCAAACCGGGACAATTCAGGACAATGTGCTGTTTGGGAAGGCCATGGACAAGGCCCGATATGATGAGGTGCTACAAGGGTGTGCTTTGAATAAAGATGTGGAACTATGGGCTAGTGGAGATATGACTGTGGTAGGGGAAAGAGGCATGAACCTAAGTGGTGGCCAGAAGCAGAGGATTCAGCTTTCCAGAGCATTGTACAGTGATGCTGATGTTTACCTCTTGGATGATCCCTTCAGTGCGGTTGACGCACACACTGGAGCACACCTCTTCAAG GAATGTTTAATGAGTCAAATGTCCTCAAAGACAGTCATCTATGTAACTCACCAGCTAGAGTTTCTGCGAGATGCGGATCTTGTTTTG GTCATGAAAGATGGAAGAATTGTTCAATCCGGAAAGTATGATAATTTAATAGCAGACAAAGATGGTGAGTTCTCAAAGCAAATGGATGCGCATAATAAGTCCCTTAGTCAGGTCAACCCTGCGAAAGTTCAGGGCTTGGGCACCAACAAAATATACAAGAAACAAATGGAGCTCACAGAGATAGAGCCAGATCACACTGTGCTTGGAAGGGAAAGTGAGGAAGAGCGTGAATCTGGAAGGGTCAAATGGGGTATCTACCGAAAGTTTGTTACCTCAGCCTACAGGGGAGCCCTCATTCCTGTAATTCTTGCATGCCAAGTCCTTTTCCAGTCATTACAGATATGTAGCAACTACTGGATTGCATGGGCATCAGAGAGGAAAGAACTAGTAAGCAGAGAGAAGATGATTGGTATTTTTGTGTTGTTGTCAGCAGGAAGCTCAGTATTTATACTGGGGAGAGCTTTCGTCCTATCAGCAATTGCAATCGAAACAGCACAGCAGCTCTTCTTAGGCATGATAAAAAATATATTCCGAGCACCAATTAATTTCTTTGATTCCACTCCATCAAGTCGAATCCTAAATAGG GCATCAACAGATCAAAGCACAGTTGACATAGACATTCCTTACAGGCTAGCAGGGCTGATATTTGCACTAATTCAGCTCCTCAGTATCATTTTCATTATGTCCCAAATTGCTTGGCCCATACTATTCTTATTCATAGTAATAGTTTCCATATCCACTTGTTATCAG AGCTATTACATCAGTTCAGCGAGAGAACTAGCGAGGTTGGTTGGCATTAAAAAGGCTCCAATTCTCCACCATTTTTCTGAGACTATATCAGGGGCTGCAACAATTAGATGCTTTAATCAGGGAGAACTTTTTTTACGAAAGAGCCTTACACTAATAGATGACTACTCCCGCATCACTTTCCACAATGCAGCAGCGATTGAATGGTTGTGTGTCCGTATCAACTTCCTCTTCAATCTGGTATTCTTTGTGATGCTGGTCATCCTTGTCTCCTTGCCTCATGATACTATTGACCCAA GCCTTGCAGGGCTTGCAGCAACATATGGTCTCAACCTTAATGTGTTACAAGCATGGgtaatatggaacttatgcgaTGTTGAGAACAAGATGATCTCAGTAGAGAGAATTATGCAATTCTCAAACATGCCAAGTGAGTCTCCTTTAGTGGTTGAAGACAACAGACCGATGGAAAGATGGCCATGGTATGGAACCATTCAAATTGATGGTCTACAAATCACGTACAATCTTGACATGCCTATGGTGCTCAAAGGTATAAGCTGCACATTTCCTGGAGAAAGAAAAATTGGGGTGGTTGGGCGGACAGGGAGTGGGAAGTCTACTCTCATCCAGGCTTTGTTTCGGATTGTCGAACCATCTGCAGGACGGATACTCATAGACGGAGTCGATATATCACTTTTGGGATTACATGATTTGCGATCTAGACTAAGCATTATACCTCAAGAACCAACTCTATTCCAAGgcactgtcagatcaaacctagACCCTCTACAACAACATACAGATGCTGAAATATGGGAG GTTGCTAGTAAATGTTGCCTTGAGGAGATTATTAGAGAAGACAATAGACTGTTAGATGCACCAG TTGTTGAAGATGGAGGAAATTGGAGTGGGGGGCAAAGGCAACTTGTCTGCTTGGCCAGAGTGCTActaatgaaaagaaaaatactTGTTTTAGATGAAGCTACAGCGTCAGTTGATACTGCAACTGATAATATTATCCAAAGGACTATAAGGCAAGAAACAAAAACTTGCACGGTCATAACAATTGCACATAGAATTCCCACTGTGATTGACAGTGACCTAGTTCTTGTACTTGGTGAAG GAAGGATACTTGAGTATGATTCTCCGAACAATCTCCTGAGAGATGAATCATCAGCGTTTTCAAAGTTGGTGATGGAATTTGTGGGAAGGACAGATAACGTTAACTAG